TGAGCGGTTGTTTCGGCCGCGGTCTCGACGAGATCGGTGCACACGACGTTTGCGCCCTCGGCTGCCAACCCAGCTGCGAACGCGCTACCGATGTATCCCCCGGCTCCGGTAACGATGGCCGTCCTGCCCTCCAGGCGGTTCATAGGATGATGCTGACCTTGCCATGGGGGCGCAGCGCGTCGAGAACCATTACCGACTTCCGTTGAAGGAACTTGTAACCCGTGATCTCGTCGGGCTCGACGACGTGTCGGTACTGACCCACGTAGGTGTCCATGACCCCTGCCCGCACGCGGTAGACCGCGAAGTTCGCCGTGACGTGAAGAGGTCCGCCTACCGCTCCTCGGGCTCGAACATTGCCTACGATTCGCCGGGTCGCGGAGTGTGGATACTCCGCATGGGCCGAGCGGGTGAGCAACGACTGCACCCGCTGCTCGAGCAGAAAGCGGTCGTCGTGGACCAGGAACAAGTCCCGCGTCGGATCGCCCTCGGGACGGTCGG
The sequence above is drawn from the Mycolicibacterium neoaurum VKM Ac-1815D genome and encodes:
- a CDS encoding aromatic-ring-hydroxylating dioxygenase subunit beta; this translates as MVSTTSGVDSTVSREVLGDVEAFLHDEAELLDQWRLHEWLELFSPEGTYEIPATDRPEGDPTRDLFLVHDDRFLLEQRVQSLLTRSAHAEYPHSATRRIVGNVRARGAVGGPLHVTANFAVYRVRAGVMDTYVGQYRHVVEPDEITGYKFLQRKSVMVLDALRPHGKVSIIL